AGGCTATAACCGCCATAAATACACcaaatggttgggaaaattcaGACATTACATGAACACATTGTAATTATCTAGACTAATTTGTCTGATTTTGGGAGTAGTTGAGTGCTAACACCCTCCCTGACGTGCCACTCCGTCAGAAGTTTCTCATGGCTAGACAACCGGGCTGTGAGTGCTGCTCAGCAGACACACCCTGATAAGAGGAAGCCTGAAGCAAAACCAGGAAGACCATCTCCTCCCTGGAAACAAGGACTCACCCTCTAGCTGAGCATATGCACACTAACAATACAACTATTGTGATCAATGTGAACAGCAGAAACTGGGTCAGGGaacttttttatgttgtttttgttttaacccGTAGCTATCCAGGGAATATTACCCTTCCATGCTGGTTGCTTTCTCTATTAAAAACTGAAGGTCCTCTCCTCTAATacagatggattttttttcttttcttttttttaaatcatatgcACACACCTTTAGTGTAGATCTTTGATCTCTCAGGCCATTGAGAATGCTACTGCCGCTGCCCAGGAGGTCATCCATGCCTCTGTGTGCGTTGTGCAAGTTGGAGTTCAACTGTAGGGTCTCATCTATGGGGATGGAGGTATCTGCGTCCTTTTGAACAAGAACACAATCTCTCTTTTTTAATTCCACATTATTCAACCAGAAAAAGAGTCAAAGTTCACAGAGCACTATCACAATTTTACCAACCCTATTTTTATCAGAAGACTTGGACCTCTGATTGCTGGATTCATGCCCAATAAAGTGATTGCCATCTTCACTAGGCCCAACCTAAGCTGGGTGGCAACAGTATTTGCTATTTCACTTCCAACAAGGTACTGTATTTTAGACATACGTTGGTCGTGAAGGTACGGCTCATTagttcctccctctctctctcctgggcCTCTCTGGCGTAGCTTCGGTACTGGAAATTTTGCAGTGCGGTTCGAAGGTGTTGGATATCATACTTAAGCTGGTCCACTCGCCTAAGGGAAAGCAAagaatacagtaaaactgttgATTCAACTTTAATATGAAGTTGACAAAACCTCCCTCTGTAACAATGCAAAATATTATCTCGCTCACCTCCTTGATATTTTTTATGTCAATGCATCATTGAACCAAATTAATACAGAATTCTAAATTTTGAAGTTGTTCTGGCTAATGAGAACACTTCTTTCCACTCAAATCTCATACCCTTGGAATGCACAGTCTCTCACAGTCTCCCCCTACCCTTAGCTTGACTAGGATCGGAGAAGTGATGGGGTGCACTGTGTCCCCTGAGGCCTGTTTACCCAGCTCAGAAATGAGTCTTTGCCCAATGCTGCAGGAATGCTGGTGATGACGGGGATTCTGAGTAACTGTTTTCATAGAGCCACATCGCCACAGGGCAGGACAGGGCTGCTTGTCTCATCTTCTGCCCTGTGCCTTTATGCGATGCATATAACTCACCACAGCCCACTCTGGAGCTCTAGGGTCACCATCAACTGACTCTCTCCAAACTCACAATTTGGCATTCTGGCGGCGGTTCGGTGGTTCCTTGCTTGCCAGGATCTCGAGGCGTTCTAAATGATTGAAGATCTGGTCGATTCTAGCCTGCAGTTCATTCTCTAACACTTGAAtaatgagaaagaaagacaatacaaaaaaaaatgacaaattaattTGGCATAATTAATCACTGgaagaaatacattttctatttgGATCCAGGTAAAAATGTATCCTTCGTACATGTAATAGAGTTGTTAGAAAGTAGGATTTACTGTGTTTTCTGAGACTGTGGTTACCTGTTTATCCCACTGTGACTACAGTAGTATTATCAGTGGAATGACCCTCTCTCATTAGTAAGCATGTCGGCTTAGCAAGCTACATCCTCCTCCAGCTTAAAACACATGTTGATGTCATAATTTGTGGGGGTGGGGTGTCTACTGCCTGGCTCCCACCATTATCTAGAAGAAGCCCTCCCAGCTTCTGTCACTGCACCCACCCCTGCTTCTTCCTGTCCTGGCACCAGCCTGGCCCAAAACTGATTGAGCAGGCACCAACCACAGAAAACAATCAACTGGAGAGACACCACCTCCCCTCCTGTCATTATATCAGAGAGGCAGCCATAATAAGGACTCTGTGTTGAATAGAAATTAAGAAACAATTCAGGGGAAAATTGGCAAGAAGTGGTGGCATCAACCCTGATAATTAGTAACAACACTCATCCAGAGCAGTGGGAGAGCGGATTATCACCGACCCAAAGCTTAAATCATACTTACAGTGTACTGACTGACGATCCGTTTTCTCCAGATGTCCCATAAGAGACTGCACCTCCTGGATTTGCCTTATCCAGAATAAAACATAACATTAGTGGATGGGTCCCAACACTTGATGCCAGAATACAACACTTACGAACGTCAACGAACAGCTGTGTAAAGATTTCAGTGACCAATAACCCGACCATTAAGCTAAAAGTTTGCTACTGTTAACAACGGCTGAAGTTAAATAGCCCCAGAAATAAGctcgttagctaactagctagctagttgagAGTCTGCACAGTTTCCACAGAAGACACTTACTTGTTTGTCTGATGGTAAAGCGTCTCCATCTTCCGTGATTGGTTGAAGCGCTATTTCCTCTTGCGTTGTAGCGTTACTTTATTTATAACTCCTTAATTCTGACAGGtggctaagctagctagctagctagctagctaacggtgGTGGAGTGTACACGTCATCAGCAGAGCGTTTGTGTACGGAAGTAGGAAAGCGGAAGTTCTGCTGCGTcaactgaaagagagagggggaggggagggggaatGAAGAGTGCTCACTCTGTCTAAATTTCTAGACACTGGAAATGTAAGTGCATATCTTGTTGCTCCTGTACCGGCTATTTCTCTGAAATTTTTGTGTGTAAGGAACGTTACCCGTCATGAATACCATATTTAGTATTTTCTTTTGATCAcatgtgtgtgttatatgttatttttttgtttttgtcattaattTACGATCTTTGGCTTGTACAAAATGCTAAAGAAACACCACCTGGTGTCGACACCGCTCAGTGTAGTTTCCTCCTACAGTGCGCTttggaaggtctggcaaagcgagccTACTCGGTAGCAGACACACTCGTTGGAAAGATAATACAAATCCCATTGTTTATTTACCGTCATGAATTGTCCTTTTTGGTTTTAAATCATAAATGCTGTGATATTTCCCTGAGATGAAACAGGCTACAAATGCTAGAACTAAATGTCATGCACAGTGAATCCAGGTACAGTGGCTTACAACAGCCCGTTGTGGACAAGTAAACATTTCGGTTAAACCCTTCAAATTTAAATCTAGGCTGCAGGCAATATTTTCCATTATATTTGATATTCTCTTAAACGCAGTAGCGGACAGGTGTGGTAGCAGAGATCATTTCCCCTAACCCAAGACAAACTCTGAGAGCATGTAGCGTAATCTGTTGACATGTAGACATGTGGCAGGAAAGACTCTGTGAAACATGTCCTGGGGCTATAGCTTTTGTCATCTCACACTCATTCTGTCTAATAAGTCTGTCCTCCTTTTCCACAGATATGTGTAAGAATATTCCCGCCTGACCACTCAGAAGCTTCCTTCTTGCCTGCGGTCAGAGACACCAAAACTAATGATATCAAACTTTCAGTAAGTCACAGATCACTGTGGACAGGATGTCTGAAGAAGGAGACAGGTTTGTTTGTGACGTTGTGAGAACTGTGTGAAAGTGGCATGCTTAGATTTCCCAGAACAAGCTGGGAACATTTCACAATAGTTCTTTGGTGATTTAGTGTGAAGAAAAGCATCCTGGGGTGATGTCTGGCACCTTCACAAAACCACATATCAATCAAGTTGCTCCAACCCTCCATCATGTCGCTGTCTACTACTAATTTGGGAGGGAAGAATTGATGAGCAAGCAAAGCATATCCAAGCATCCTTTAACCTGATTAGTGCAGTGAGCTGTTACAAGCTACCGTTTGCCAGTGCTAGCCGTATTTGTTTACCTCATTCAATGCAGCAAGCAGAAGTCAGTCCAGGCAGTTTTCCGTGGCTGCCTGATGGTACTTGAGTTGATGGTTGTATCTTCAGGCTAGATACTTCTCAACAGAGGTCCTTTTCACCCACCCCCACATGTCAGAAACCTTGAGATCTGTTCATGCCACTTCTTGCTCTCGCTGTTCACCATTTTCGGTTGTCATAACACATCCCCAGGGCATTGGTTGGATGTGCACAGCTTTAACCTGTTGCTCAGAGTAGAGACGAtgcagagaaagggagaaatAAGGCCTTCTTCAAACCTTTTCCAAACAGAACATGAGGCACATTTACCTCTCTCTCAAGGTCACAGGGTTCTCTCTGCCTGTCCTTTATCTTTCAGCCCTGAGGAAAGGATGAGATGAGCTTACTGGTTGTCCTCCACACCTGAGCACCACGGGCACAAAATGAAATCCAGACTCCAGGTGTGGAGCATGATCACGCCACTCCGACTGACCGAGAGATCATGTGTGGTTAGAccttgtttgtcacttttatagTTTATTGTAAAGGTAGAGCTAAAGGTACTTCATTGTCATATAGAAATACATGTAgtgaaattcattctctgcatttatcccatccctcaagggagcagagggcagccatttacagcgcccgggaaccaactccagatctgagccagtgtcTTGATCAAGAGCACTGACTGTACATGTGCAAAGTTAGGGTTCTGTCCAGTTGTTATCACCACAAAGGAAGCTACTtcttagggtgtgtgtgtgtgtgtgtgtgtgtgtgtgtgtgtgtgtgtgtgtgtgtgtgggtgtgtgtgtgtgtggtttgttgtgtgtgtattttatcaGTACATctcaaatttagtttttttgaaatgcttcaagaacatttagtttaaagttaGCTACCTTGAAATTGCACAAGTGCAATATTGGTGCTCTTATTGAATGAAAAAAGACATCCAGTACACATGTATCCCATAATTATCCAgcttaatgtgtatttaaagcagACCTGGATCCAGATTCAGAAATGTTTATGTATTCACTTTTAACAAATTTAGAGCcttggtgggggtggggtgtgtgtgtgtgtgtgtttgtgtttgtgtggtgtttgtgtgtgtgtgtgtgttgtgtgggtgtgtgttgtattttatcaGTACatctcatttagtttttttgaaatgcttcaagaacatttagtttaaagttaGCTACCTTGAAATTGCACAAAGTGCAATAT
The nucleotide sequence above comes from Etheostoma spectabile isolate EspeVRDwgs_2016 chromosome 15, UIUC_Espe_1.0, whole genome shotgun sequence. Encoded proteins:
- the gosr2 gene encoding Golgi SNAP receptor complex member 2, whose translation is METLYHQTNKQIQEVQSLMGHLEKTDRQSVHLLENELQARIDQIFNHLERLEILASKEPPNRRQNAKLRVDQLKYDIQHLRTALQNFQYRSYAREAQEREREELMSRTFTTNDADTSIPIDETLQLNSNLHNAHRGMDDLLGSGSSILNGLRDQRSTLKGTHKKMLDVANMLGLSNTVMRLIERRATQDKFIMIGGMLLTCIFIFLVIRYLG